TTTAGGCTGCTCAATAATCGGATCTTCTTCGATAATATCTACTAGATCTGCCTTTACTTCTTGCTTAGGCGGAGCTGTAAGATTTTTAATCGTAAGATAGATGAACGGAGACAAAGCTGCCAAAAGGAATAAAGCTGTTCCGATGATAAAAGACTTTGTTAAAAGTCTCGGATACTGATGTCTAAGATCATAGGCACCATATTCCTTGTTTCTATTTTCAAATACAATCTCGTCTAAAGTAAGATTCTGATTGTATACATTTTCATCTGCCATAGATTAGATATAACAATTTTATGGTTAAATTACTTTGTAGCAGCCGGTGCAGCAGCACCACCTACTTTCTTCTCATAAATAGCTTTCTCCCAAGGTTTGATATCAGTAACACCGTACTGCTCACTTTTGGTAATTGCCATTTCATCAAGAATATCAACAAAGTTCTTATATACAGCATCGTCAGTTGGCTTAATGATCACGGTAAATTTCGTTTGATCTGCAGCTCTAGATTTTGCCTGCTGAATTACTTTTCTAATACCCTCTCTATCTAAAGTAGTTTCCATAAGAGTTTGGTCATTCAAGGAAGTTGCATCCTGTTGGTGCCAAAATACTCTATTGTCTTTTCCTAATAAGATAGAAATTGAGTTCGAAAGTTTAATTTCTGTTGGAGGTGGTTTTTTTGTTTCATCTTTCGGTTTAGCCGGAAGACCCAAATCCATAACATTCGGTTTACTAAATGTAGTTGTGAACATAAAGAAGGTAATCAATAGAAAACCCAAGTCTACCATCGGAGTCATATCGACTCTGGTGTTCTGCTTCTTGGAACGGACCTTGCCGCCCTTGCCGCCTTTTTCTTGTACTTGTACTTCTGCCATTTCTATCGATATTATTCGTTAGGTTTACCTTCTTGTGATGTAATCAACCAAAATTTAAGAAAATCAATATCTCTTAAACCCTCAAATAGACTTTTAACTTTAGGATACTGAGTTGTAACGTCTCCTTTAATGGCTAACTTGTAGTCAGGGTTAACGCTTAAACTTTCTTTTACCCAATCAATTAATTGTTTATTTGTACTGTCCATAGGAATACCTGTAGGACTCTTATAATTTTTCTGCTCATCTCCAGACATATCCAAGTAACCTTTAAGTTGGTTCATTGGAACTCCAATTGCCTGAACTTTCTGGAAAGCAGCTTTTTGGTTATTGTCAAAAGTAATACCATACTTTTGTCCCATTTTATCCAAAAGAGCAACTCTTTCTGATGCGTTTTCTACTGGTTGGAAATAGAATTTTCCGTCCGGAGTAGCGTTGATAGTCATTAAACTAGCATCAGGAAGCAATTT
This genomic interval from Chryseobacterium joostei contains the following:
- a CDS encoding ExbD/TolR family protein, translated to MAEVQVQEKGGKGGKVRSKKQNTRVDMTPMVDLGFLLITFFMFTTTFSKPNVMDLGLPAKPKDETKKPPPTEIKLSNSISILLGKDNRVFWHQQDATSLNDQTLMETTLDREGIRKVIQQAKSRAADQTKFTVIIKPTDDAVYKNFVDILDEMAITKSEQYGVTDIKPWEKAIYEKKVGGAAAPAATK
- a CDS encoding ExbD/TolR family protein codes for the protein MARVKPKRHGVVTDMTAMCDVAFLLLTFFILTTQFKKPDVEQIKPPSSISEKLLPDASLMTINATPDGKFYFQPVENASERVALLDKMGQKYGITFDNNQKAAFQKVQAIGVPMNQLKGYLDMSGDEQKNYKSPTGIPMDSTNKQLIDWVKESLSVNPDYKLAIKGDVTTQYPKVKSLFEGLRDIDFLKFWLITSQEGKPNE